In Theropithecus gelada isolate Dixy chromosome 13, Tgel_1.0, whole genome shotgun sequence, one DNA window encodes the following:
- the NTSR2 gene encoding neurotensin receptor type 2, whose protein sequence is METSSPPPPRSSPNLGLSLDARLGVDTRLWAKVLFTALYALIWALGAAGNALSVHVVLKARAGRAGRLRYHVLSLALSGLLLLVVGVPVELYSFVWFHYPWVFGDLGCRGYYFVRELCAYATVLSVTGLSAERCLAVCQPLRARSLLTPRRTRRLVALLWAASLGLALPMALIMGQKHELETAGGEPEPASRVCTVLVSRTALQVFIQVNVLVSFVLPLALTAFLNGVMVSHLLALCSQVPSTSALGSSTPSRLELLSEEGLLSFIVWKKTFIQGGQVSLVRHKDVRGIRSLQRSVQVLRAIVAMYVICWLPYHARRLMYCYVPDDAWTDPLYSFYHYFYMVTNTLFYVSSAVTPLLYSVVSSSFRKLFLEALSSLCGEHHPHGAVTP, encoded by the exons ATGGAGACCAGCAGCCCGCCGCCCCCGCGGTCCAGCCCCAACCTGGGGCTGAGCCTGGACGCCCGGCTGGGCGTGGACACGCGCCTCTGGGCCAAGGTGCTGTTCACCGCGCTGTACGCACTCATCTGGGCGCTGGGCGCGGCGGGCAATGCGCTGTCCGTGCACGTGGTGCTGAAGGCGCGGGCCGGGCGCGCTGGGCGCCTGCGCTACCACGTGCTCAGCCTGGCGCTCTCAggcctgctgctgctggtggtcgGCGTGCCGGTGGAGCTCTACAGCTTCGTGTGGTTCCACTACCCCTGGGTCTTCGGCGACCTGGGCTGCCGCGGCTACTACTTCGTGCGCGAGCTGTGCGCCTACGCCACGGTGCTGAGCGTGACCGGCCTGAGCGCCGAGCGCTGCCTGGCCGTGTGCCAGCCCTTGCGTGCCCGCAGCCTGCTGACGCCGCGCCGGACCCGGCGGCTGGTGGCGCTCTTGTGGGCCGCCTCGCTTGGCCTCGCCCTGCCCATGGCCCTCATCATGGGGCAGAAGCACGAGCTGGAGACGGCGGGCGGCGAGCCGGAGCCGGCCTCGCGCGTGTGCACCGTGCTGGTGAGCCGCACCGCGCTCCAAGTCTTCATCCAG GTGAATGTGCTGGTGTCCTTCGTGCTCCCCTTGGCACTAACTGCTTTCCTGAATGGGGTCATGGTGAGCCACCTGCTGGCCCTCTGCTCCCAAGTGCCATCCACTTCTGCCCTGGGCAGCTCCACCCCCAGCCGCCTGGAGCTGCTGAGTGAGGAGGGTCTCCTCAGCTTCATCGTATGGAAAAAGACCTTTATCCAGGGAGGCCAGGTCAGCCTGGTGAGACACAAAGACGTGCGCGGGATCCGCAGCCTCCAGCGCAGCGTCCAAGTTCTCA GAGCCATCGTGGCCATGTATGTCATCTGCTGGCTGCCGTACCATGCCCGCAGGCTCATGTACTGCTACGTCCCTGATGACGCATGGACTGA CCCACTGTACAGTTTCTACCACTACTTCTACATGGTGACCAACACACTTTTCTACGTCAGCTCAGCGGTGACTCCTCTCCTCTACAGCGTCGTGTCCTCCTCCTTCAGAAAGCTCTTCCTGGAGGCCCTCAGCTCCCTGTGTGGAGAACACCACCCCCATGGAGCGGTTACCCCCTGA